In Kaistella faecalis, a genomic segment contains:
- a CDS encoding adenine phosphoribosyltransferase has translation MKNHQLIRDLEETIENIPDFPKPGIQFKDITPIFLNPKLYEDVIADLVAFSRGKVDAVCGIESRGYLFGIAVAVALEVPFILIRKAGKLPPPFVGIEYELEYGSAEIEMRTGQVKPGQRILIHDDLLATGGTTQAAAKLVENQGATVSQFSFLIGLKDLNGAERLKEFDAEVYTILEY, from the coding sequence ATGAAAAATCATCAACTCATCCGTGATTTAGAAGAAACTATTGAAAATATTCCTGACTTCCCAAAACCGGGCATTCAGTTCAAAGATATTACGCCGATTTTTCTTAATCCTAAGCTTTATGAAGATGTAATCGCTGATCTGGTTGCTTTCAGCCGTGGGAAGGTTGATGCAGTCTGCGGAATCGAAAGCCGCGGATATCTTTTCGGGATCGCAGTTGCTGTGGCGCTCGAAGTTCCGTTTATTCTTATCCGCAAAGCAGGGAAACTTCCGCCGCCTTTTGTTGGAATTGAATACGAACTGGAATATGGCTCAGCCGAAATAGAGATGCGTACCGGACAGGTAAAACCGGGACAAAGAATACTTATTCACGACGACTTGCTCGCAACGGGCGGTACAACTCAAGCCGCAGCAAAACTGGTAGAAAATCAGGGAGCAACAGTTTCGCAGTTTAGTTTTCTGATTGGTTTAAAGGATCTTAACGGTGCAGAACGCCTCAAAGAATTCGATGCGGAGGTCTATACAATTCTGGAATACTAA
- a CDS encoding quinol:cytochrome C oxidoreductase, with the protein MYSFSPKLRLYSIIFIALGLVLFGVGYFMNHGIDDARIEHMMEAVHAGGNHAPTHSSEMVGPQDHQAHLDHAKLQVHNQPLAAIHTVAVFLFALSCCALFFYCIQNAAHAGWSIIILRVMEAIASFIPWGGAILIIIMLLNASHQGHLFHWMDPELTTPGDPHFDSILYEKKIFLNIPFYAFRTVLYVVGASFFAWKLKSLSKKVDETKDRKVYASYYSWSIGYIAFFGFASAAWAWDWLMSIDPHWYSTMYIWYAMVSTLSSAVAAIILISVYLKKKGVLPQFNDNHLHDLGVFLFATSMLWSYTWFCQFMLYWYANVPEEVNYFFGRFKYYGATFLPMLILNFLIPLLVLVSSSIKRNYTVVTTVAVIVLVGHWLDYFNMVMPGTVGPYWKTPEVLILNLGSVLFGVGLFVFVVLTALSKLKLIPEGNPFVKESKIYEYPF; encoded by the coding sequence ATGTATAGTTTTTCACCTAAATTAAGATTATATTCAATCATATTTATCGCTTTGGGATTAGTGCTTTTTGGAGTAGGTTACTTTATGAATCACGGTATCGACGATGCGAGAATTGAACATATGATGGAGGCAGTACATGCCGGTGGTAATCATGCTCCTACTCACTCAAGTGAAATGGTGGGACCTCAGGATCATCAGGCACATTTGGACCATGCTAAACTTCAGGTTCATAACCAACCTTTGGCAGCTATTCATACCGTTGCGGTATTTCTGTTTGCCCTAAGCTGTTGTGCATTGTTTTTCTACTGTATTCAGAACGCAGCACACGCAGGATGGTCAATTATCATTTTAAGAGTAATGGAAGCGATTGCATCTTTCATCCCTTGGGGTGGTGCAATTCTTATCATCATTATGTTGCTGAATGCAAGTCATCAGGGACACCTTTTCCACTGGATGGATCCTGAATTGACGACTCCAGGTGATCCGCACTTCGATTCTATCCTTTACGAGAAGAAGATTTTCCTTAATATCCCTTTTTATGCCTTCAGAACTGTGCTTTATGTTGTAGGTGCATCTTTCTTTGCATGGAAACTTAAATCACTTTCAAAGAAAGTTGATGAAACTAAAGACAGAAAAGTTTATGCAAGTTATTACAGCTGGAGTATCGGTTACATTGCATTCTTCGGGTTTGCTTCTGCAGCATGGGCTTGGGATTGGTTGATGTCAATTGACCCTCACTGGTATTCTACCATGTATATTTGGTATGCGATGGTGAGTACTTTGTCATCCGCTGTTGCAGCAATTATTCTGATCAGCGTTTACTTAAAGAAAAAAGGTGTTCTTCCTCAGTTCAATGACAATCACCTACATGATTTAGGAGTGTTCCTTTTTGCAACAAGTATGTTGTGGTCATACACCTGGTTCTGTCAGTTCATGCTTTACTGGTATGCTAACGTTCCGGAGGAGGTCAATTATTTCTTTGGGAGATTCAAATATTACGGCGCAACATTCTTGCCGATGCTGATTCTTAACTTCCTTATTCCGTTATTGGTATTGGTAAGTTCTAGCATCAAGAGAAATTATACAGTGGTAACTACTGTTGCAGTAATTGTTCTTGTAGGTCACTGGCTTGATTATTTTAACATGGTTATGCCAGGAACCGTAGGTCCTTACTGGAAAACACCTGAAGTTCTTATCCTCAATTTAGGATCCGTACTGTTCGGAGTTGGTTTATTTGTATTTGTAGTTTTAACTGCGCTTTCAAAACTTAAATTAATTCCTGAAGGAAACCCATTTGTAAAAGAATCAAAGATTTACGAATATCCTTTCTAA
- a CDS encoding c-type cytochrome, with the protein MTKNIFKITAILGFAAISLSSCSKENPPLVYFPDMYFPVAYDPLMKAEDAYSDHENEIPAFVKNNGATGLGPVNGTVAQNKDGVADEAMNSAMTPDQYNGGYDASKLVAASPLNPANQAKDIERGKLLYDQTCAACHGTGGDGQGPIVASGAYTGVPNYADRQITVGSVHYVITNGRNAMGSYAGQLKPGDRWRVSMYVMNAFKGGLAPAAATESAAPATGANTTESTAATASASVSTSPKK; encoded by the coding sequence ATGACAAAGAATATATTTAAAATTACAGCGATCTTGGGATTTGCAGCAATTTCATTAAGTTCTTGCAGCAAAGAAAATCCTCCTTTGGTTTATTTTCCTGATATGTACTTTCCGGTAGCATATGACCCTTTGATGAAAGCTGAAGATGCATACTCAGACCACGAAAATGAAATCCCGGCTTTTGTGAAAAACAACGGCGCTACAGGATTGGGTCCGGTAAATGGTACTGTTGCCCAAAATAAAGACGGTGTTGCTGACGAAGCTATGAATTCGGCAATGACTCCTGATCAGTACAACGGTGGTTACGACGCTTCGAAACTTGTTGCAGCATCTCCGTTAAATCCTGCCAACCAGGCAAAAGATATCGAAAGAGGTAAACTTTTATATGACCAGACCTGTGCAGCATGTCATGGTACCGGCGGCGATGGCCAGGGACCAATTGTTGCGAGCGGCGCTTATACAGGAGTTCCTAATTATGCTGACAGACAAATTACAGTGGGATCTGTTCATTACGTAATTACAAACGGTAGAAACGCAATGGGTTCATACGCAGGTCAGTTAAAACCTGGGGACCGTTGGAGAGTGTCGATGTATGTAATGAATGCCTTCAAAGGCGGGCTTGCTCCCGCAGCAGCCACTGAATCTGCAGCTCCGGCTACAGGTGCCAATACGACTGAATCAACAGCTGCTACAGCTTCTGCGAGTGTATCAACTAGTCCTAAAAAATAA
- a CDS encoding DUF3341 domain-containing protein — protein MSTTKKVYGIYADDDDLLNGVHAFNDKGIKIDEVYTPFPVHGLDKALGLKKTRISDAAFIYAVYGVTIGILVTWYTMNHDWPQNIGGKPAFEWSRNMPAFVVPMFELMVFCAAHMMSLTFLVRNKMYPGCPPQNPDPRTTDDKFMMEFVTDDVESVKQILIDTGVEEITVKDA, from the coding sequence ATGAGCACCACTAAAAAAGTTTACGGTATTTATGCCGATGACGACGATTTATTGAACGGCGTACACGCTTTCAATGACAAAGGAATCAAAATTGACGAAGTTTATACTCCGTTTCCGGTCCATGGTCTTGACAAAGCTTTAGGTTTGAAGAAAACTAGAATTTCTGATGCCGCTTTTATTTACGCAGTATACGGTGTTACCATCGGGATTTTAGTTACTTGGTACACTATGAATCACGACTGGCCTCAGAATATTGGTGGTAAACCAGCATTTGAATGGTCCAGAAACATGCCTGCGTTTGTAGTTCCGATGTTTGAATTAATGGTGTTCTGCGCGGCCCACATGATGTCTCTAACCTTTTTGGTGAGAAATAAAATGTATCCTGGTTGTCCGCCTCAGAACCCGGATCCAAGAACTACTGATGATAAGTTTATGATGGAATTTGTAACTGATGATGTAGAATCTGTGAAACAAATCCTGATTGATACCGGTGTAGAAGAAATTACGGTAAAAGATGCTTAG
- the nrfD gene encoding NrfD/PsrC family molybdoenzyme membrane anchor subunit, whose protein sequence is MSGHYEAPIREPLIIGHKTYHDISEDIARPIEERAGKLWWVSFWIALTLFIYGFGCIAYTIGTGIGAWGLNRTNNWGWDITNFVWWVGIGHAGTLISAVLLLFRQRWRMSVNRSAEAMTIFAVVQAAIFPVIHMGRVWVGYWVFPLPNQFGSLWTNFNSPLLWDVFAISTYFSVSTVFWFMGLIPDFAMIRDRAKTPWTKRIYTFLAFGWGGKAKHWQRFEELSLVLAGLATPLVFSVHTTVSFDFATSVIKGWHSTIYPPYFVAGAIFSGFAMVQTLLLVARKVAHLEDYITMYHIEIMNIVIIVTGGMVTVAYACEYFIAWYSGSRYEDFVYLSPGAATGPYWWAFWALIICNLVIPAAFWFKKVRTNIMATFIIALIINIGMWFERFDIIVINISRDYLPSSWTMFKPTIIDVGVFLGTIGFFGVLFLLYARTFPVIAQAELKTILKISGETYKAKEEEDEHH, encoded by the coding sequence ATGTCAGGACATTACGAAGCTCCGATAAGGGAACCTTTAATTATTGGTCACAAGACTTATCACGATATCTCAGAAGATATCGCAAGACCTATCGAGGAACGCGCAGGAAAATTATGGTGGGTTTCCTTTTGGATAGCTTTAACACTATTCATCTACGGATTTGGCTGTATCGCCTACACCATTGGTACCGGTATCGGTGCATGGGGACTCAACAGAACCAACAACTGGGGATGGGATATTACCAACTTCGTTTGGTGGGTAGGTATTGGTCACGCCGGAACCTTAATCTCTGCAGTACTCTTATTATTTAGACAAAGATGGAGAATGTCGGTAAACCGTTCTGCTGAAGCGATGACGATTTTCGCCGTTGTACAGGCAGCAATTTTCCCGGTAATTCACATGGGTAGAGTTTGGGTAGGATATTGGGTTTTCCCTTTACCAAACCAGTTCGGTTCACTTTGGACCAACTTTAACTCACCGTTACTTTGGGACGTATTTGCAATCTCAACTTATTTCTCTGTATCTACCGTATTTTGGTTTATGGGATTAATTCCTGACTTTGCGATGATCAGAGACCGTGCAAAAACCCCTTGGACAAAAAGAATTTATACATTCCTGGCTTTCGGTTGGGGCGGTAAAGCAAAACACTGGCAGAGATTCGAGGAACTTTCACTTGTTTTGGCAGGTTTGGCAACACCACTTGTATTCTCGGTTCACACCACGGTATCTTTTGACTTTGCTACATCAGTAATTAAAGGTTGGCACTCTACCATCTATCCGCCGTACTTCGTTGCGGGAGCAATTTTCTCTGGATTTGCAATGGTACAGACGCTATTGCTTGTTGCAAGAAAAGTAGCTCACTTAGAAGATTATATTACCATGTATCATATCGAGATTATGAACATCGTAATCATCGTAACCGGCGGTATGGTAACTGTAGCATACGCTTGTGAATATTTCATCGCATGGTATTCAGGGTCACGATACGAAGATTTCGTATACCTTTCGCCAGGTGCAGCAACCGGTCCTTACTGGTGGGCGTTCTGGGCATTGATTATCTGTAACCTTGTAATTCCTGCAGCTTTCTGGTTCAAGAAAGTGAGAACAAACATTATGGCTACATTCATTATCGCACTCATCATCAATATTGGGATGTGGTTTGAAAGATTCGATATTATCGTAATCAATATTTCGAGAGATTACTTGCCAAGTTCATGGACGATGTTTAAACCAACAATAATTGATGTTGGGGTATTCCTTGGAACAATAGGATTCTTCGGAGTGCTGTTCTTACTTTACGCCAGAACATTCCCTGTAATTGCTCAGGCTGAATTGAAGACTATTTTGAAAATCTCAGGTGAAACTTATAAAGCAAAAGAAGAAGAAGATGAGCACCACTAA
- a CDS encoding TAT-variant-translocated molybdopterin oxidoreductase — protein MASNKIKFRSIHELKDPSLNSRLALKEFQDEIPVGELLGGEKSSESGSSRRDFLKLLGFSTAAVTLAACEAPVIKTIPYVVKPHEIIPGVPNYYATTYFDGYDFASVLVKTREGRPIKIEPNPLAKELGKTNARAQAAVLSLYDNDKVKQPKLNGKDETFDKVDDFVLKGLADAQAGGKRIVVLSHSYASPTFKKLFADFKAKYPTAELVTYDAVPYTAALDAAQEVFGQRALPVYDLSKTQLVVSFQADFLGDYNGGSLETSYAAARKPGPEMMRHIQIESNMSLTGANADTRIKLKPSAVNKVLVEVYNGLNGGSVSKEAAEIVKELQAKGSNAVVFADGSKAAHVLAHLINQKLASTAFTGKANFLKEFDAAKYQEFLTWMNAGQVGVLIANNVNPIYSNNKGEDFKKLVAKVPCVVAVADKKNEMYKAAKAVIPVANWLESWGDMAPQTGVYTLMQPTIQKIYKSRQIEESLLVWMNGKNNAANNYYDYLKANAATLIGGTTFNKALYNGVVEGGSVIGSLSYAGGNAAQAATELGNLKASDLELVLYTKTSIGDGTQANNPWLQELPDPITRLSWDNYLTVSPKDAERLGLDNDLNARMQLGGSLVNLTVNGVTLKDVPVFVQPGQAEGSMGLALGYGKKDSGKVAETGVNAYPLFDGSNSVLSSVKIEKTGGEHEFAGMQLQNTLMGRYEIAREVPLDTFLNVKFDDEQIGWNKPLEYHTIGGALPAGKVDLWDSFDDTDGPHFNLSVDLNSCTGCGACIIACQAENNVPVVGKEEVRMSRDMYWLRIDRYYSTNVPAEIDKNKDSKLSQEEAISADLDVPGMYGHFLDEKSGILNHPADNPDVIFQPVMCQHCNHAPCETVCPVAATSHGKQGQNQMAYNRCIGTRYCANNCPYKVRRFNWFTYNLNDKFDFNQNNDLGRMVLNPDVVVRTRGVMEKCSMCIQMTQNTILEAKKEGRKVKDGEFSTACVNACSTGAMKFGDMNDKDSVVRGLYNSNRRYTLLEEIGTKPNVFYHTKVRNRKENIV, from the coding sequence ATGGCTTCAAATAAAATAAAATTCAGAAGTATTCACGAACTGAAAGATCCAAGCTTAAACTCTAGGCTGGCTCTGAAGGAGTTTCAGGACGAAATTCCTGTGGGTGAATTGTTGGGAGGTGAAAAATCTAGTGAGTCAGGTTCATCCAGAAGAGATTTCCTGAAGCTTTTAGGTTTCTCTACTGCTGCTGTTACTTTGGCTGCGTGTGAGGCTCCGGTGATCAAAACCATTCCTTACGTAGTAAAACCCCACGAAATTATCCCTGGTGTTCCCAATTATTACGCAACCACTTATTTCGACGGTTATGATTTCGCAAGTGTTTTAGTAAAAACCAGAGAAGGAAGACCAATCAAAATTGAACCGAATCCTTTAGCAAAAGAATTGGGTAAAACCAATGCAAGAGCTCAGGCAGCTGTACTTTCTCTTTATGATAATGATAAAGTAAAGCAACCCAAACTTAACGGAAAAGACGAGACTTTCGATAAAGTTGATGATTTCGTTCTGAAAGGTTTGGCAGATGCACAGGCGGGCGGCAAAAGAATCGTAGTTCTTTCACATTCTTACGCTTCACCAACTTTTAAAAAGTTATTTGCAGACTTCAAAGCTAAATATCCAACTGCTGAATTGGTAACTTATGACGCAGTTCCTTATACTGCAGCTTTAGATGCTGCTCAGGAAGTTTTCGGTCAGAGAGCATTGCCGGTTTACGATTTATCGAAAACCCAGTTGGTGGTTTCTTTCCAGGCAGATTTCTTAGGAGATTATAACGGAGGTTCACTTGAAACTTCTTACGCTGCAGCAAGAAAGCCAGGCCCGGAGATGATGAGACACATTCAGATCGAATCGAACATGTCTTTAACCGGAGCTAATGCCGATACAAGAATCAAACTGAAGCCAAGTGCGGTAAATAAAGTTCTTGTAGAAGTTTACAACGGTCTTAACGGAGGTTCTGTTAGCAAAGAAGCTGCAGAAATCGTAAAAGAACTTCAGGCAAAAGGAAGCAACGCTGTTGTTTTTGCAGACGGTTCTAAAGCGGCTCATGTTTTAGCTCACTTAATCAATCAAAAATTGGCATCAACTGCTTTCACAGGTAAAGCAAACTTCCTTAAGGAATTTGATGCAGCTAAATATCAGGAATTTTTAACCTGGATGAATGCAGGGCAGGTTGGTGTATTAATCGCCAATAATGTAAACCCAATTTATTCAAACAACAAGGGAGAAGATTTCAAGAAACTTGTAGCAAAAGTACCATGTGTAGTAGCGGTTGCCGACAAGAAGAATGAAATGTATAAAGCAGCTAAAGCTGTAATCCCGGTTGCAAACTGGTTAGAATCCTGGGGTGATATGGCTCCGCAGACAGGTGTTTACACTTTAATGCAGCCCACCATCCAGAAAATTTACAAATCAAGACAGATTGAAGAATCACTTTTGGTTTGGATGAACGGAAAAAATAACGCAGCCAATAATTATTACGATTATTTAAAAGCCAACGCGGCCACCTTAATCGGCGGTACAACATTCAACAAAGCACTTTACAATGGTGTTGTTGAAGGCGGAAGCGTAATCGGATCGCTTTCTTATGCAGGTGGAAATGCTGCGCAGGCTGCCACTGAATTGGGAAATTTAAAAGCATCTGATCTTGAATTGGTGCTTTATACCAAAACTTCTATCGGAGACGGAACCCAGGCCAATAACCCTTGGCTTCAGGAATTACCGGATCCAATCACCAGACTTTCATGGGATAATTACCTGACAGTTTCTCCTAAAGATGCCGAGAGATTAGGTTTAGATAACGACCTTAATGCAAGAATGCAGTTAGGTGGTTCACTTGTAAATCTTACTGTAAACGGTGTTACATTAAAGGATGTTCCTGTTTTTGTACAGCCGGGTCAGGCAGAAGGTTCTATGGGACTTGCTCTTGGTTACGGTAAAAAAGATTCCGGAAAAGTAGCTGAAACAGGTGTTAATGCTTATCCTTTATTTGATGGTTCAAATTCAGTTTTATCGAGTGTGAAAATTGAGAAAACCGGAGGTGAACACGAATTTGCAGGAATGCAGCTTCAGAATACCCTGATGGGCCGTTACGAAATTGCAAGAGAAGTTCCTTTGGATACTTTCTTGAATGTAAAATTTGATGATGAGCAGATAGGATGGAACAAACCATTGGAATATCATACGATTGGTGGTGCATTACCTGCCGGTAAAGTAGATCTTTGGGATTCATTTGATGATACTGATGGGCCACACTTCAACCTTTCTGTGGATTTGAATTCATGTACAGGTTGTGGAGCATGTATTATTGCTTGTCAGGCAGAGAACAACGTTCCTGTTGTTGGTAAAGAAGAGGTTAGAATGTCACGTGATATGTACTGGTTGAGAATCGACCGTTACTATTCTACTAATGTTCCTGCTGAAATAGACAAGAATAAAGACAGCAAACTGTCTCAGGAAGAAGCGATATCTGCTGATCTGGATGTACCTGGAATGTATGGTCATTTCTTAGATGAGAAGAGTGGTATTTTGAACCATCCTGCAGATAATCCGGATGTGATCTTCCAGCCGGTGATGTGTCAGCACTGTAACCACGCTCCTTGTGAAACTGTTTGTCCGGTAGCGGCAACATCACATGGTAAGCAGGGACAAAACCAAATGGCTTATAACAGATGTATCGGTACCAGATATTGTGCAAACAACTGTCCGTATAAAGTTAGAAGATTCAACTGGTTTACTTATAACCTTAATGATAAATTCGACTTCAATCAGAATAATGATTTAGGTAGAATGGTACTCAACCCTGATGTAGTTGTAAGAACAAGAGGGGTTATGGAAAAATGTTCAATGTGTATCCAAATGACACAGAACACGATCCTTGAGGCCAAGAAAGAAGGCAGAAAAGTAAAAGACGGAGAATTCTCTACTGCATGTGTAAATGCTTGTTCTACAGGTGCAATGAAATTTGGTGATATGAATGACAAAGATTCTGTAGTAAGAGGTTTATACAACTCCAACAGAAGATATACTTTGCTTGAAGAGATCGGTACCAAACCAAACGTCTTCTACCACACCAAAGTGAGAAACAGAAAAGAAAATATAGTTTAA
- a CDS encoding c-type cytochrome produces MISWRKHYKRGLIAIGLLLSTSASIYAQGDAKNGEKLFKANCTACHALDKQLVGPSLGGVVDRLKKEQNLDTDWLHKWIKDNKSLRESGDKYAIEVYEKFNKTEMLPFPNLTDQDINDILEYTTNPPAPEPAAADAATAGADTNSVAALEAAKKESVNSKIILISLVAIGALLLWLLLKLQQLVKLQQSEELSELNANRAVSLGDLYRKYHYVGKGVLVLLGVLAAYGIWNSLMWIGVYKGYKPEQPIYFSHKIHAGENKIDCQLCHSSAKYGKVSEIPSMNVCMNCHRTISEYNGKYMEPGKDKAFYDGEIQKIYAATGWDPASQRYTGKTQPVEWVRIHNMPDFVYFNHSQHVVAGEQAIISSYNQKNPEAKIDVVCKACHGQVDTMNVVHMANDFTMGWCIECHRTTEVDMNNGYNKEYFKNLHDKLKKQYGSGTKITVDAIGGLECGKCHY; encoded by the coding sequence ATGATTAGTTGGAGAAAGCATTACAAGAGAGGTCTTATTGCAATAGGTTTATTGCTGTCGACCAGTGCTTCTATTTACGCCCAGGGAGATGCCAAAAACGGTGAAAAGCTTTTTAAAGCTAACTGTACAGCATGTCACGCTTTAGACAAGCAACTTGTTGGTCCTTCGTTAGGAGGTGTAGTAGACAGACTTAAAAAGGAGCAGAATCTCGATACAGATTGGCTGCATAAATGGATTAAAGACAATAAATCCCTGCGCGAATCTGGCGATAAATACGCCATTGAGGTTTATGAGAAGTTTAACAAAACGGAAATGCTTCCCTTTCCTAATCTTACAGATCAGGACATCAATGATATTTTAGAGTATACCACAAATCCCCCTGCGCCGGAACCGGCAGCAGCAGACGCGGCAACTGCGGGAGCTGATACCAACTCAGTGGCAGCTTTAGAGGCGGCTAAAAAAGAGTCAGTAAACTCGAAAATTATTCTAATTTCTTTAGTAGCAATAGGTGCATTATTGCTTTGGTTGCTTTTAAAACTTCAGCAGCTTGTTAAGCTTCAGCAAAGTGAGGAGCTTTCTGAACTTAATGCAAACAGAGCTGTTTCCCTTGGTGATTTGTACAGAAAATACCACTATGTAGGTAAAGGTGTTCTGGTATTGCTCGGCGTTTTGGCGGCATACGGTATCTGGAACTCGCTTATGTGGATCGGTGTTTATAAAGGTTACAAACCGGAACAGCCGATCTATTTCTCTCACAAAATTCACGCAGGCGAAAATAAAATTGACTGTCAGCTTTGTCACTCTTCCGCTAAATACGGTAAGGTTTCCGAAATCCCTTCTATGAATGTTTGTATGAACTGTCACAGAACAATTTCTGAGTACAACGGTAAATACATGGAGCCAGGTAAAGACAAGGCGTTCTACGATGGAGAAATCCAGAAAATTTACGCAGCAACAGGTTGGGATCCGGCTTCTCAGCGGTATACGGGCAAAACTCAACCAGTAGAATGGGTAAGAATTCACAATATGCCTGATTTTGTTTACTTTAACCACTCTCAGCACGTAGTGGCTGGTGAGCAGGCAATTATCAGCTCTTACAACCAGAAAAATCCAGAAGCTAAAATTGATGTTGTGTGTAAAGCTTGTCACGGACAGGTAGATACCATGAATGTGGTTCACATGGCAAATGATTTCACAATGGGCTGGTGTATCGAATGTCACAGAACGACAGAAGTTGATATGAACAACGGTTATAATAAAGAATACTTCAAGAATCTACACGACAAACTGAAAAAACAGTATGGTTCAGGTACGAAAATTACCGTAGATGCGATTGGAGGTCTTGAGTGTGGTAAATGTCATTATTAA
- a CDS encoding SPOR domain-containing protein translates to MNQFLKIISVLFFVASNTFDAQLVVKNDTISGTPLSMSMDKKVDELLGNVEDKCLTGRDSNNDNSSTKPSTPKIAVPEKELSKAEICRKNPRIMGYKIQLAVVKSNEEAREVGMFFRRRFPNMKVEIDASLRPNYKVMAGSYLTKQSAAADLAKIKAHFNSAIAIQYRVFCVEAK, encoded by the coding sequence ATGAATCAATTTCTTAAAATAATTTCTGTACTTTTTTTCGTAGCATCCAACACATTTGATGCACAGCTAGTTGTAAAAAACGACACCATTTCCGGTACCCCACTTTCAATGTCAATGGATAAGAAAGTTGATGAGCTTCTGGGAAATGTTGAAGACAAATGTTTAACAGGAAGAGATTCTAATAACGACAACAGCAGCACCAAACCGAGCACTCCTAAAATTGCGGTTCCGGAAAAAGAACTTTCTAAAGCTGAAATCTGCCGCAAAAACCCTCGTATTATGGGTTATAAAATTCAGTTGGCAGTAGTGAAAAGTAATGAAGAAGCCCGCGAAGTAGGAATGTTTTTCCGAAGAAGATTCCCCAATATGAAGGTGGAAATTGATGCGTCACTAAGACCAAACTATAAGGTAATGGCAGGAAGTTATCTTACAAAACAAAGCGCCGCAGCGGATTTAGCAAAGATAAAAGCGCATTTCAATTCAGCCATCGCAATCCAATACCGGGTGTTCTGTGTAGAAGCAAAATAA
- a CDS encoding response regulator transcription factor, whose translation MSNRILLVEDDQSFGAVLKDYLTINNFEVTLATDGEQGLKEFTENEFDICIFDVMMPKKDGFSLAEDVKRIDKNTPIIFLTARNMREDILKGYQLGADDYITKPFDTELLLYKIKAILQRSAVLEDDEQEQFKISNIFFDSMLRQLRVGDNEYKLSPKENELLKLLCMHRNDFMPRDLALRKIWKKENYFTARSMDVYIAKLRKLLRDDEGLEIINVHGEGFRLLVKN comes from the coding sequence ATGAGCAACAGAATCTTATTAGTAGAAGACGACCAAAGTTTTGGTGCTGTTTTAAAGGATTATTTAACCATTAATAATTTTGAAGTTACCCTTGCCACCGATGGCGAACAGGGATTAAAGGAATTTACAGAAAACGAATTCGATATTTGTATTTTTGACGTGATGATGCCTAAAAAAGATGGCTTCAGTCTGGCAGAAGATGTAAAAAGAATTGATAAAAACACGCCCATTATTTTTCTCACTGCGAGAAATATGCGGGAAGATATTCTCAAAGGCTATCAGCTTGGCGCTGATGATTATATTACCAAGCCTTTTGATACTGAGCTTCTTCTTTATAAAATTAAAGCAATTCTGCAGAGAAGTGCTGTTTTGGAAGATGATGAGCAGGAGCAGTTCAAAATTTCCAATATCTTCTTTGATTCTATGCTGCGTCAGTTAAGAGTCGGGGATAACGAGTACAAGCTTTCGCCTAAGGAGAATGAATTGTTGAAACTGCTTTGCATGCACCGCAACGATTTCATGCCGAGAGATTTGGCGCTGAGAAAAATCTGGAAGAAAGAGAACTATTTTACTGCGAGAAGTATGGATGTGTATATCGCGAAACTGAGAAAATTACTTCGTGATGATGAAGGACTCGAAATCATCAATGTTCATGGAGAAGGTTTCCGACTTCTGGTGAAAAACTAA